The following are encoded in a window of Scophthalmus maximus strain ysfricsl-2021 chromosome 6, ASM2237912v1, whole genome shotgun sequence genomic DNA:
- the elk4 gene encoding ETS domain-containing protein Elk-4: MDNSVTLWQFLLQLLLDTSNEQLICWTNEEGEFKLLQAEEVARLWGARKNKPNMNYDKLSRALRYYYDKNIIKKVNGQKFVYRFVSYPAILKGDVVTRTEDGDVGGGGITPLTRRDSTLQDSESVDGAKVGGSAAALGLSTKQSNRNDYIHSGLYTSFTLNSLQNGRQLFRSIKIENPGEKMADKRGLTATAQSQPQQPTALPSVIKFGNTPPKPAPPPQVAIEPTLVSNHLDPLQPLPKRAVEISTHSSLPPQHIYAFERIRPSEPTFSLSDLTSASPSPSLVPDSSQELVIDSDIESGSSQPTDAQTRDKVDSGMGLSGDELSLMDAETSSSSVSSCTTVSTQSSGKTRKPPKILQISPPALLVTTSDFSPMNLCSPSLPTASLTPAMLQTPTLLLTPSPLLSNIHFWSTLSPVAPLSPATRRQGAHLFQFPSVLTPQFQIPLHSADGTNTPGPISPDPQKT, encoded by the exons ATGGACAACTCTGTCACCCTGTGGCAGTTCCTTCTCCAGCTTCTACTGGATACCAGTAATGAGCAGCTCATCTGCTGGACCAATGAGGAAGGGGAGTTCAAGCTGCTGCAGGCGGAGGAGGTGGCCCGCCTGTGGGGTGCTAGAAAGAACAAGCCCAACATGAACTACGACAAACTCAGCAGGGCCCTCAGATACTACTACGACAAG AACATCATAAAGAAGGTGAATGGTCAAAAGTTTGTCTATCGCTTCGTGTCCTATCCTGCCATCTTGAAAGGAGATGTGGTCACCCGGACGGAGGATGGGGATGTGGGTGGTGGGGGCATCACTCCCTTAACGAGAAGGGACAGCACCCTACAGGACAGTGAGTCTGTTGACGGAGCCAAGGTAGGAGGGAGCGCAGCAGCTCTGGGGTTGAGCACCAAGCAGTCAAACCGTAATGACTACATCCACTCCGGCCTGTACACCTCCTTCACGCTCAACTCGCTACAAAATGGACGCCAGCTCTTCAGGTCCATCAAAATAGAGAACCCAGGAGAGAAGATGGCCGACAAGAGGGGTCTCACTGCCACAGCCCAGAGCCAGCCACAACAGCCAACCGCTTTGCCATCGGTCATCAAGTTTGGAAACACGCCTCCGAAGCCAGCACCGCCTCCTCAGGTCGCCATAGAGCCGACCCTGGTGTCCAATCACCTGGATCCTCTGCAACCTCTGCCCAAAAGGGCCGTAGAAATCAGCACACactcctccctgcctcctcagCACATCTACGCATTTGAACGCATCCGCCCATCAGAACCAACATTCAGCCTGTCGGACCTGACGTCTGCCAGCCCGTCCCCAAGCCTGGTGCCTGACTCGTCCCAGGAACTGGTGATTGACAGCGACATTGAGTCCGGATCATCTCAGCCCACTGATGCTCAGACACGGGATAAG GTGGACAGTGGCATGGGTCTGTCTGGAGACGAGCTCAGTCTGATGGACGCTGAGACGAGTTCGTCCTCGGTGAGCAGCTGCACCACGGTCAGCACCCAGAGCTCAGGGAAGACACGTAAGCCGCCGAAAATCCTGCAGATCAGCCCGCCGGCTCTGCTGGTCACCACATCCGACTTCTCCCCCATGAACCTCTGCAGCCCCTCGCTGCCCACTGCCTCGCTCACACCAGCAATGCTACAG ACTCCCACTCTGTTGCTGACTCCCAGTCCTCTGCTCTCCAACATCCACTTCTGGAGCACGCTCAGTCCGGTCGCCCCCCTCAGCCCGGCCACGCGGCGCCAAGGAGCCCACCTGTTCCAGTTCCCGTCGGTCCTCACCCCGCAGTTCCAGATCCCTCTACACAGCGCGGACGGGACCAACACACCTGGCCCCATTTCACCAGACCCTCAAAAGACATAG
- the si:ch211-117k10.3 gene encoding Krueppel-like factor 15, producing the protein MVSVGSRTLSLENDLFRDSSSSSSSSLFSLGLGDGACSLASCDSPEAGELGATHSPGLGEDEDEEEEEDEDEGDGARLHIFLEATAEEEPARPEPKLPEFNFHPSSPFSPTLEDIEEFLREKMGHVKEGLMVPKEEASPLPCSSGDSPSSAAPLAPSSSSDSCSDTGTRASHCTSRPHTPHNEQKSPSPADMSPSAQVTPSSSTVTPSMVMGAPLVLQLQPLPLAQPQAPAASPPGAQNGIWLTHLIMGLQGATGQNLTLLTPQVPSTPTTILSLNSGDGKSADQKYVKIAPLPITMRTVEIMGVTAVGAQGSGLLKAMAPRVTRVPPTERVHKCSHPGCGKMYTKSSHLKAHFRRHTGEKPYTCSWPECGWRFSRSDELSRHRRSHSGIKPYECSLCEKKFARSDHLSKHTKVHRGSRPSRIIRATV; encoded by the exons ATGGTGTCCGTCGGCAGCAGAACGCTGAGTCTGGAGAATGACCTGTTcagggacagcagcagcagcagcagcagcagcctgttcTCCCTCGGCCTGGGAGACGGCGCCTGCAGCTTGGCCTCCTGCGACAGCCCCGAGGCAGGCGAACTGGGGGCTACGCACAGCCCTGGCCTCGGGGAGgacgaagatgaggaggaggaggaggatgaagacgaaGGCGATGGGGCACGTCTGCATATTTTTCTAGAGGCGACAGCAGAAGAGGAACCTGCGCGTCCGGAGCCTAAACTGCCAGAGTTCAATTTCCATCCCTCTTCCCCATTCTCCCCGACCCTGGAGGACATTGAGGAGTTCCTGAGGGAAAAGATGGGACATGTCAAAGAGGGGCTGATGGTCCCAAAAGAGGAggcctcccctctcccctgcAGCTCCGGTGACTCCCCGTCATCCGCTGCGCCCctggccccctcctcctcctcagactctTGCAGTGACACGGGGACTCGTGCCTCCCATTGCACTTCTCGCCCTCACACCCCTCACAATGAGCAAAAGAGCCCCAGCCCAGCTGACATGTCCCCTTCCGCCCAAGTCACCCCCTCGTCATCCACGGTAACCCCCTCGATGGTCATGGGTGCGCCGCTggttctccagctccagccccTACCTCTGGCCCAGCCTCAGGCCCCAGCGGCCTCTCCCCCGGGGGCCCAGAACGGCATTTGGCTCACTCATCTCATCATGGGGCTCCAAGGAGCCACGGGACAAAATCTCACCCTGCTGACCCCCCAGGTGCCCTCCACCCCCACAACCATTTTATCGCTAAACAGCGGAGATGGCAAGTCCGCCGACCAGAAGTACGTGAAGATCGCCCCTCTGCCCATCACAATGAGGACAGTAGAGATTATGGGTGTGACTGCGGTTGGGGCCCAGGGCAGTGGTCTTTTGAAGGCCATGGCCCCCCGTGTGACCAGAGTGCCACCCACAGAGAGGGTCCATAAGTGCTCCCACCCAGGCTGTGGGAAGATGTACACCAAAAGCAGCCACCTGAAGGCTCACTTCCGCCGGCACACAGGAGAGAAGCCCTACACGTGTAGCTGGCCCGAGTGCGGCTGGAG GTTCTCCCGATCGGACGAACTGTCCCGCCACCGGCGCTCCCACTCCGGCATCAAGCCGTACGAGTGCTCGCTGTGCGAGAAGAAGTTCGCCCGCAGCGACCACCTATCCAAACACACGAAGGTCCACCGCGGCTCCAGGCCCAGCAGGATTATCAGAGCCACCGTGTGA